One genomic region from Leptolyngbyaceae cyanobacterium JSC-12 encodes:
- a CDS encoding putative transcriptional regulator (IMG reference gene:2510097676~PFAM: Transcriptional regulator PadR-like family), with product MKFEDIYKFFQAPPPFYLNKELAVCYVLAVLNRGDSYGTELIQLLETEYPAYRLSDTVLYSALKFLEEEGIITGYWKKVEGRGRPRRMYQIQADSGQRAQELSRLWQDYVKKYHAVPHSPGLAHSGTS from the coding sequence ATGAAGTTCGAAGATATCTACAAATTTTTTCAAGCTCCCCCACCGTTCTATCTCAATAAAGAGTTAGCGGTTTGTTATGTTCTTGCAGTGTTGAATCGAGGAGATTCCTACGGAACGGAATTGATTCAATTGCTCGAAACTGAATACCCTGCTTATCGCCTTTCAGACACAGTACTTTATAGCGCGCTCAAGTTCCTGGAAGAAGAAGGAATCATCACAGGATACTGGAAGAAAGTCGAAGGTCGTGGTCGTCCACGTCGAATGTATCAAATACAGGCAGATTCTGGACAGAGAGCCCAAGAGTTATCTCGCCTTTGGCAAGATTACGTCAAGAAATATCATGCTGTACCCCACTCACCGGGGCTAGCTCATAGCGGAACCAGTTGA
- a CDS encoding response regulator containing a CheY-like receiver domain and an HTH DNA-binding domain (IMG reference gene:2510097675~PFAM: Response regulator receiver domain; Bacterial regulatory proteins, luxR family): protein MVNAPSSQNLPPDLPPLKVLIVEDDPMMQLGLEQTLGDYPQLTIVGQAADGYIAVDMAQKLKPDVIVMDIGLPRQDGIAATQQIKAVMPDVRIVMLTSHTTETEVIAALSSGADAYCIKGMNVDRLIAAIAAAQEGATYLDPQIARRVIEHLKPPSTTNLVGQLSQRELEVLKLMVDGKSNPEIAAELYLSPNTVKTHIRGIMNKLAVDDRVQAAVVALRAGLV, encoded by the coding sequence ATGGTTAACGCCCCTTCATCACAAAACCTTCCACCCGATCTCCCTCCTTTAAAGGTTCTGATTGTGGAAGATGATCCCATGATGCAATTGGGACTGGAGCAAACATTAGGAGACTATCCTCAACTAACTATTGTGGGGCAGGCTGCTGATGGCTATATCGCAGTGGACATGGCTCAAAAGTTAAAACCAGATGTAATCGTTATGGATATAGGGTTACCGCGACAGGACGGCATTGCAGCAACTCAGCAAATTAAAGCAGTCATGCCGGATGTGCGAATCGTTATGCTGACTTCCCACACCACCGAAACCGAAGTCATTGCTGCACTCTCTAGCGGTGCAGATGCTTATTGCATTAAGGGAATGAATGTGGATCGCTTAATTGCTGCGATCGCCGCTGCCCAAGAAGGCGCAACTTACCTTGACCCTCAAATTGCTCGCCGCGTGATTGAACATCTGAAGCCCCCCTCCACCACTAATCTAGTTGGTCAACTGTCACAACGAGAGTTGGAAGTTCTCAAACTCATGGTTGACGGTAAAAGTAACCCAGAAATCGCGGCTGAACTCTATCTCAGCCCAAATACTGTTAAAACCCATATTCGAGGAATTATGAACAAACTGGCAGTGGACGATCGCGTCCAGGCGGCGGTCGTAGCCCTCCGGGCAGGCTTAGTCTAA
- a CDS encoding Protein of unknown function (DUF3611) (IMG reference gene:2510097674~PFAM: Protein of unknown function (DUF3611)): MSARSSYSSPSPVIQQISNEFRRTGWISLWSQVVLVIISSIILIVAATAVRAPVINPTVPGVAIPAAPNPSAGVGGLLTFGAIAVMGFTIYWAFRYVVVGRQLRRDAPARPKKSEVTQLIRTGLLASLTGMLLGILGSFAIIGTVAVIAFRQGPGFVTASPTQAVNSLDILVVQASVNLILAHFLGLVASLWLLYRMNRQG; the protein is encoded by the coding sequence ATGAGCGCCAGGTCTAGCTACTCTTCGCCCTCTCCTGTTATCCAACAGATTTCTAATGAATTTCGCCGCACAGGTTGGATTAGTTTGTGGTCACAGGTTGTGCTGGTGATTATTTCCAGCATTATTTTGATCGTGGCGGCAACTGCGGTGCGTGCACCTGTTATCAACCCAACCGTTCCTGGCGTTGCCATTCCGGCGGCACCCAATCCCAGTGCGGGTGTGGGTGGGCTGCTAACATTTGGGGCGATCGCAGTCATGGGATTTACCATTTACTGGGCATTTCGATATGTGGTCGTGGGGCGACAACTGCGGAGAGATGCACCTGCTCGTCCAAAAAAATCAGAAGTGACCCAGTTAATCCGTACAGGTTTGCTTGCTAGTTTGACAGGCATGTTGCTAGGGATTTTAGGAAGCTTCGCCATTATTGGAACCGTTGCAGTGATAGCATTTCGGCAGGGTCCAGGCTTTGTAACTGCTAGCCCAACTCAAGCAGTGAATTCACTGGATATTTTGGTCGTGCAGGCAAGTGTGAACCTGATTCTGGCACATTTTTTGGGATTGGTCGCTTCTCTGTGGCTGTTATACCGAATGAACCGGCAGGGATAA
- a CDS encoding type I secretion system ABC transporter, HlyB family (IMG reference gene:2510097673~PFAM: ABC transporter transmembrane region; ABC transporter; Peptidase C39 family; Cyclic nucleotide-binding domain~TIGRFAM: type I secretion system ABC transporter, HlyB family): MSTTTGTTQEFLATIPPFDRLQPESLTRLIASTQLLRYRMGQPIVVKEKMPAYVSVLFQGQARLLGYDPNSQMPLTLQRLDPGAILGWASLLRGVSCETAIASTEAVCITIPAITFLKLLEQEPDFATYFTDQPALVEVFDLLATDLKGRADTDLLLKSAGVEDLRQFALKLLPQAMVVNLNGATLQEQPLERDRKWFISGGKPATDLPIGQFYDPDHPPLRPFNSVARLVGFDPALLTPAPLPVVPEVPVAQVADGDEIPYAPDYPSEPEYLLDGAHKKQYPYVRGGGGQVDAVLACFQMLAQHLSIPFRRDTIRKVLVNQQQRIGSLSLMTCGAVAELMNLSAQLVTVPATSIGRLQAPAIIAWNDSFAILYEISEKMIVLGVPQVGILRQKTSEFVQVWGEQGQVLLLQPTQYTQQQKFGLSWFLPYLSKYRTVLIEVLIASFFVQLFGLANPLMTQVIIDKVLVQNSPDTLQVLGIFLIVIALFEALLTSLRTFLFVDTTNRIDLALGTEIINHLLRLPLRYFERRPVGELSTRVNELENIRQFMTTTALTVVLDAVFSVIYIVVMVFYSWQLTLVALVTIPLFALLTAFVSPIVRRQLRIKAERNAETQSYLVEVLSGIQTVKAQNIELRSRWQWQERYARYVSAGFKTVQTVTAASSTSQFLNQLSSLLVLWVGAYLVLKQELTLGQLIAFRIIAGYVTSPLLRLTQLWQNFQETALSLERLADIVDTPMESDESDRTNISMPLIKGDVKFDNVSFRFNPSGPMQLSNITLEFPAGAFVGIVGQSGSGKSTLMKLLPRLYPLESGRILIDGYDISKVELYSLRRQIGIVPQDTLLFEGTIQDNISLNYPEATNEEVIEAARIAAAHDFIMSLANGYNTQVGERGSALSGGQRQRIAIARTVLQNPNLLILDEATSALDYESERQVCLNLAEAFKGRTVFFITHRLSTIRNADIILMMDQGVVVEQGTHDELMAMKGRYFCLYRQQEAASV; the protein is encoded by the coding sequence ATGAGTACCACAACTGGCACTACTCAGGAGTTTTTGGCAACTATCCCGCCGTTTGATCGCCTGCAGCCTGAGAGCTTAACCCGGTTAATTGCGTCAACGCAATTGCTGCGCTATCGAATGGGTCAACCAATTGTGGTGAAGGAAAAAATGCCTGCCTATGTCTCGGTATTGTTCCAGGGGCAGGCGCGGTTGCTGGGTTACGATCCCAATAGTCAGATGCCACTCACCCTCCAGCGTCTAGACCCAGGAGCAATTTTGGGATGGGCGAGTTTATTACGGGGGGTGTCGTGTGAAACAGCGATCGCCTCGACTGAAGCAGTTTGTATTACGATTCCGGCGATTACGTTTCTTAAGCTGCTAGAACAAGAACCCGATTTTGCTACTTATTTTACCGATCAGCCTGCTCTGGTGGAGGTGTTTGATCTCCTCGCAACTGATTTGAAGGGACGGGCAGACACTGATCTGCTTTTGAAAAGTGCAGGCGTAGAAGATTTGCGCCAGTTTGCCTTAAAGTTACTACCCCAGGCAATGGTTGTGAATTTAAATGGGGCGACTCTCCAAGAACAACCCCTGGAGCGCGATCGCAAATGGTTTATCAGCGGTGGCAAACCCGCGACCGATCTTCCCATTGGGCAATTCTATGATCCAGACCATCCTCCCCTTCGTCCATTTAACAGCGTTGCACGGTTAGTTGGCTTTGATCCAGCATTACTTACCCCAGCTCCCTTACCGGTCGTCCCAGAGGTGCCAGTCGCTCAAGTGGCTGACGGTGATGAAATTCCCTATGCGCCAGATTATCCTTCTGAACCAGAGTATTTACTGGATGGTGCTCACAAAAAACAGTATCCCTACGTGCGCGGTGGAGGTGGGCAGGTTGATGCCGTGCTGGCTTGCTTTCAGATGTTGGCGCAACACTTATCAATCCCTTTTCGCCGAGATACGATTCGTAAAGTGTTGGTCAATCAACAGCAACGGATTGGCTCCCTGTCCTTAATGACTTGTGGTGCTGTTGCAGAACTGATGAACCTCAGTGCTCAACTCGTGACAGTTCCCGCGACTAGCATTGGACGGTTGCAGGCACCCGCCATTATTGCCTGGAATGATAGCTTCGCTATTCTATACGAAATTAGCGAAAAGATGATAGTGCTGGGGGTGCCGCAAGTTGGGATTCTTCGACAGAAAACCAGCGAATTTGTGCAGGTATGGGGTGAACAGGGACAAGTATTGCTGCTTCAACCAACTCAGTATACCCAGCAGCAAAAATTTGGCTTGAGCTGGTTTTTGCCTTACCTCTCCAAATACCGCACAGTGTTGATCGAGGTATTGATCGCATCTTTCTTTGTGCAACTGTTTGGATTGGCAAACCCGTTGATGACACAGGTGATCATTGACAAGGTGCTGGTGCAAAACAGTCCAGATACACTGCAAGTGCTGGGGATTTTCCTGATCGTGATTGCCTTGTTTGAAGCGTTGCTCACTAGTTTGCGAACCTTTTTATTTGTCGACACCACAAACCGCATTGACCTGGCATTAGGCACTGAAATTATTAACCATTTGTTACGATTGCCGCTCCGCTATTTTGAACGCCGCCCGGTTGGGGAACTGTCTACTCGTGTTAATGAGTTGGAAAATATTCGCCAATTTATGACCACGACTGCCCTGACGGTTGTGCTAGATGCGGTGTTTTCGGTGATTTACATTGTGGTGATGGTGTTTTATAGCTGGCAATTAACGCTGGTGGCGTTGGTCACGATTCCGCTATTTGCACTGTTAACGGCGTTTGTATCCCCGATTGTGCGACGGCAGTTGCGGATTAAGGCAGAACGGAATGCCGAAACCCAGTCTTATTTGGTAGAGGTGCTATCTGGCATCCAGACGGTGAAGGCGCAGAACATTGAGCTGCGATCGCGCTGGCAATGGCAGGAACGCTACGCCCGCTATGTAAGTGCTGGCTTTAAAACTGTGCAAACTGTGACAGCAGCGAGTTCCACCAGTCAGTTCCTCAACCAGCTTTCTAGCTTGTTAGTGTTGTGGGTGGGTGCTTACCTGGTGTTAAAGCAAGAGCTAACTCTGGGGCAATTGATTGCCTTTCGAATTATCGCGGGCTATGTCACCAGTCCTTTGTTGCGCCTGACTCAGCTTTGGCAGAACTTTCAGGAAACAGCACTATCGCTGGAACGTCTAGCAGACATTGTGGATACCCCAATGGAGTCGGACGAGAGCGATCGCACTAACATTTCCATGCCGTTGATCAAGGGCGATGTTAAGTTTGATAACGTTTCGTTCCGCTTCAACCCCAGTGGTCCTATGCAATTAAGCAATATCACCCTGGAATTTCCGGCAGGGGCGTTTGTTGGGATTGTGGGGCAGAGTGGTTCTGGTAAGAGTACCTTGATGAAACTGCTACCGCGCTTATACCCCTTGGAGTCTGGGCGCATCTTGATTGATGGCTACGACATTAGCAAAGTGGAACTTTACTCCTTACGTAGACAAATTGGTATCGTCCCGCAGGATACCTTATTGTTTGAAGGCACGATTCAAGACAATATTTCCTTGAATTATCCAGAGGCAACGAATGAAGAAGTAATTGAGGCTGCCCGAATCGCAGCGGCGCACGACTTCATCATGAGCTTAGCAAATGGTTACAATACTCAGGTTGGCGAACGTGGATCGGCGCTTTCCGGTGGGCAGCGACAACGCATCGCGATCGCCCGCACTGTTCTGCAAAACCCCAATCTGCTGATCTTAGACGAAGCTACCAGTGCTCTAGACTACGAATCGGAGCGTCAAGTCTGTCTCAATTTGGCAGAAGCCTTTAAGGGACGCACGGTTTTCTTTATTACCCACCGCCTCAGCACCATCCGCAATGCTGACATCATCCTCATGATGGATCAGGGCGTGGTGGTTGAACAGGGTACCCACGATGAACTGATGGCAATGAAAGGGCGGTATTTCTGCCTCTACCGTCAGCAAGAAGCCGCCAGCGTCTAA
- a CDS encoding hypothetical protein (IMG reference gene:2510097670), whose product MMQAFQRQDSSHASLIVEHTVPKGKGLSFRFWHANLTRSAKKYPGFIRTDLCPPVKGRDLKWYSIIHFDTPEHLNQWLKSDDRETLIQAGQDLFESYQFKSFNTGLEGWFSTKTGTEHIGFGPPAWKQNLAVVFGLYPVVMLQSMVFTALGIMHGWSPSIAMLINNLITSSILTWIVMPFVTRLLGFWLVPAYQQSDQQKDVLGTVIISLALIAIAALFMTVE is encoded by the coding sequence ATGATGCAGGCTTTTCAGAGGCAGGATTCGTCTCATGCCAGTTTAATTGTGGAACATACTGTTCCGAAAGGGAAGGGGCTGTCATTTCGGTTTTGGCATGCGAATCTGACGCGCTCTGCTAAGAAGTATCCTGGCTTTATTCGGACTGATTTGTGTCCACCTGTGAAAGGTCGAGACTTAAAGTGGTACTCCATTATTCATTTCGATACGCCAGAGCATTTGAACCAATGGCTAAAGTCAGACGATCGCGAAACCCTGATCCAAGCAGGCCAAGATCTTTTCGAGTCTTATCAATTTAAGTCCTTCAACACGGGGTTGGAGGGTTGGTTTTCTACCAAAACTGGAACGGAACACATTGGATTCGGGCCACCTGCCTGGAAACAAAATTTGGCGGTTGTGTTTGGGCTGTATCCTGTCGTGATGCTTCAGTCAATGGTTTTTACAGCGTTGGGTATCATGCATGGGTGGTCACCGTCGATCGCCATGTTGATCAACAACTTAATTACATCTTCAATTTTGACCTGGATAGTGATGCCATTTGTTACTCGCTTATTAGGGTTTTGGCTGGTGCCTGCTTATCAACAAAGTGATCAACAAAAAGATGTTTTAGGGACAGTAATTATTTCACTGGCACTTATTGCGATCGCGGCTTTGTTTATGACAGTGGAATAG
- a CDS encoding hypothetical protein (IMG reference gene:2510097669), producing MKEQKVGYGLAGDRVTVLEQVGSNEGYFWNYVRFDNTPNAEGWIRTDYLSFQLSANQTQGMPTRRQTYQTSSQSQNYLGDRQSTDQGTSSYRQSAYSQQANSSNSLLNLPQIMLNLFKKS from the coding sequence ATGAAGGAGCAAAAGGTAGGGTATGGGCTGGCAGGCGATCGCGTCACGGTTTTAGAGCAGGTTGGCAGCAATGAGGGATATTTCTGGAACTATGTTCGCTTTGACAATACGCCCAATGCAGAAGGGTGGATACGGACAGATTACCTCTCCTTTCAGCTATCAGCAAACCAGACTCAAGGAATGCCGACTCGGCGCCAAACTTATCAAACCTCATCCCAAAGCCAGAATTACCTGGGTGATCGTCAATCTACTGACCAGGGTACTTCTTCCTATCGCCAATCAGCCTATTCTCAACAAGCTAACTCATCAAACTCATTGTTGAACCTTCCCCAAATAATGTTGAATTTGTTCAAAAAATCATAG
- a CDS encoding hypothetical protein (IMG reference gene:2510097671), with translation MLHNRSYQWLSVNRTIVGLIVCCIFFYLIGLGAKPEQLKAKPGASFNHLLNQPAQVVLIDAAIVDAQTLITHANTTVVWLDSDHSGIATITRVLAHYSNLQAIHIVSHGDVASLQLGSDRLNPTTFETYYPQLQQWNRSLAPGADVLFYGCDVAKGVAGIAFVQALSQTLQADIAASTDLTGSGSNWTLEFNTGTIETPIAFTPASLKAYKNVLKQLQVTTLNDDGDGSLRWAIAEANASPEDDVIDLNRVSGKIALQAPLPAIAGNLMIRADGNDILSGENAHRVLSVDWGEVTLARLTIANGLARGSNGFNGAGGAAGMGGGLFVKEGTITLNEVAFVHNRAVGGSGTPHTRDIGSQITSDKNKFEVNRGAIIGINGISFSDLDNLNPTTDEVKIATNANKFNVNRGAIANVNGIGVGGIGSIAFGGGGGFGGFGNAGNGGNGGNGGANGGNGGNGGDGGNGGVGIFGAMGIWEGEGAIGTIAFGGGGGFGGFGNGGNGGNGGNAVMVATGGNGGNGGNGGFGGGGGSGGFGGQGGKGAIAGKPGKPGQGGFGAGNGGLGFGGSGGGFGGAIFIRSGSLILNNTRFENNHAIAGSGIHPGLGKGGAIFAIPETLKDEAAIARVPHITSLKSPPLFISNSASNAGTTPTDNANIYGQITIHESPILHYPLTPLPTHVSSPTPKAPQFQLRD, from the coding sequence ATGCTGCACAATCGTTCATATCAATGGTTAAGCGTGAATCGAACGATTGTTGGGTTGATAGTCTGTTGCATATTTTTTTATCTTATCGGGTTGGGAGCTAAACCGGAGCAACTGAAGGCTAAGCCTGGTGCGTCGTTCAATCATCTACTCAATCAGCCCGCTCAAGTTGTCTTGATTGATGCAGCGATCGTGGATGCCCAAACGCTTATTACTCATGCCAACACAACGGTTGTTTGGCTTGATTCAGACCACAGTGGCATTGCGACGATTACCCGTGTCCTAGCCCACTATTCCAATCTGCAAGCAATACACATTGTGTCTCATGGAGACGTTGCTAGTCTGCAATTGGGCAGCGATCGCCTTAATCCGACAACGTTTGAAACCTATTATCCCCAACTTCAGCAATGGAACCGTTCGCTTGCGCCTGGCGCTGATGTTTTGTTCTACGGTTGTGATGTGGCGAAAGGGGTGGCGGGCATTGCATTTGTCCAGGCACTTAGTCAAACATTACAGGCAGATATTGCAGCATCGACTGATTTAACCGGAAGCGGCAGCAATTGGACTTTAGAGTTCAATACTGGAACAATTGAAACACCTATCGCTTTCACCCCGGCTTCCCTAAAAGCCTACAAGAATGTACTCAAGCAGTTGCAAGTTACCACTTTGAATGATGACGGAGATGGTTCGCTGCGTTGGGCGATCGCCGAGGCAAATGCCAGCCCCGAAGATGATGTAATTGATCTGAACCGGGTCAGTGGCAAGATCGCCCTACAGGCACCTCTACCCGCGATCGCTGGCAATCTGATGATTCGGGCGGATGGAAACGATATACTCAGCGGCGAGAATGCCCATCGAGTCCTGTCGGTTGATTGGGGAGAGGTCACCCTTGCCCGTCTCACAATCGCCAATGGTTTAGCCCGGGGCAGTAATGGCTTCAACGGGGCAGGTGGAGCAGCAGGCATGGGCGGTGGCTTATTTGTAAAAGAGGGGACTATCACTCTGAATGAAGTTGCATTTGTTCACAACCGAGCCGTGGGTGGTAGCGGCACTCCTCATACTCGTGACATTGGCAGCCAGATTACTAGCGACAAAAATAAGTTTGAGGTAAACCGGGGTGCCATCATCGGCATCAACGGCATCAGTTTCAGTGACCTGGATAACCTCAACCCCACCACGGATGAGGTAAAAATTGCGACCAATGCTAATAAATTCAATGTGAACCGGGGGGCGATCGCCAATGTCAACGGCATTGGAGTCGGTGGCATCGGCAGTATTGCCTTTGGTGGCGGTGGTGGTTTTGGCGGCTTTGGTAACGCAGGCAACGGCGGCAATGGCGGCAACGGCGGTGCTAATGGTGGCAATGGTGGCAACGGCGGCGACGGTGGCAATGGCGGGGTTGGCATCTTTGGCGCAATGGGCATTTGGGAGGGCGAAGGCGCAATTGGAACGATCGCCTTTGGCGGTGGTGGTGGCTTTGGTGGCTTTGGTAATGGGGGCAATGGGGGCAATGGGGGCAACGCGGTGATGGTAGCGACTGGTGGGAATGGCGGCAATGGCGGCAATGGCGGTTTTGGCGGCGGCGGCGGTAGCGGCGGCTTTGGGGGGCAGGGTGGCAAAGGGGCGATTGCCGGAAAACCTGGAAAGCCTGGTCAGGGAGGTTTTGGCGCAGGCAACGGTGGATTGGGCTTTGGTGGGAGTGGTGGCGGTTTTGGGGGTGCCATCTTTATCCGCTCTGGCAGCTTGATTTTGAACAATACCCGCTTTGAGAATAACCACGCGATCGCTGGTTCTGGCATCCATCCAGGCTTAGGCAAAGGTGGTGCAATTTTTGCTATTCCCGAAACTCTAAAAGATGAAGCCGCGATCGCCCGCGTTCCTCATATCACCTCCCTCAAATCGCCCCCCCTCTTTATCAGTAACTCCGCTTCCAATGCGGGCACCACCCCAACCGACAACGCCAACATTTACGGACAAATCACTATTCACGAATCCCCCATCCTCCATTACCCACTCACCCCATTACCCACCCATGTCTCCTCACCAACTCCAAAAGCTCCGCAGTTCCAGCTACGTGATTGA
- a CDS encoding xanthine dehydrogenase, small subunit (IMG reference gene:2510097668~PFAM: 2Fe-2S iron-sulfur cluster binding domain; FAD binding domain in molybdopterin dehydrogenase; [2Fe-2S] binding domain; CO dehydrogenase flavoprotein C-terminal domain~TIGRFAM: xanthine dehydrogenase, small subunit) — protein MIPDLENRLTFTLNGATVHLKEVSPTTTLLEYLRNSGRVGTKEGCGDGDCGACTVVLVGQGADRKAHYQAVNSCLIPLGAIAGREVITVEGIANDQLHPVQAAMVQTGGSQCGYCTPGFIMSLFAAYYEGTVNDVAVEGNLCRCTGYLPIRRAAKLVANQQPCDRFSEKLQQIAVELPALSYQGNEQQFYRPTRLSDVLNLLQQYPAATLVAGATDLGLEMSWHRQHYPVMISLEAVEELSLLEQTPDWVEIGAAVPLSTIEDRLHGVFPSLDEMLHWFAARQVRNRATLGGNIGTASPIGDLPPVLLSLDAEVRLASLMGERVIPLATFFKGYRQTDLQPGEVIVSVRIPTAKVAGAETRLSQSYKIGKRGTDDISIVAAAFTVDLDASHTIMQARLAYGGVAATPARAIAVEAWLVGKPWNIATIQQAKEQLKDAFSPLTDLRGSAEYRKLLVVNLFEKFFVETGGVEQYPLEVWA, from the coding sequence GTGATACCAGACCTCGAAAACCGCCTGACTTTCACACTCAATGGAGCAACCGTTCACCTTAAGGAAGTGTCCCCTACTACAACACTGCTGGAGTATCTGCGAAACAGCGGTCGCGTAGGCACGAAAGAAGGCTGTGGCGATGGCGATTGCGGAGCCTGCACCGTTGTTTTAGTAGGACAGGGAGCCGATCGCAAAGCCCATTATCAAGCAGTTAACAGTTGCCTGATCCCGCTGGGGGCGATCGCAGGACGGGAGGTCATCACAGTGGAAGGGATTGCCAACGATCAACTGCATCCTGTACAGGCAGCAATGGTGCAAACGGGTGGCTCTCAGTGCGGCTACTGCACTCCTGGCTTTATCATGAGCCTGTTCGCTGCCTATTACGAAGGCACGGTGAACGATGTGGCAGTGGAAGGCAATTTGTGTCGCTGTACGGGCTATTTGCCAATTCGTCGCGCTGCTAAGTTGGTGGCAAATCAACAGCCCTGCGATCGCTTCTCAGAAAAGCTGCAACAGATCGCGGTTGAGCTACCGGCTTTGAGCTATCAGGGCAACGAGCAACAGTTTTACCGCCCTACCCGGTTGAGTGACGTGTTGAATCTATTGCAGCAATATCCTGCTGCAACTCTGGTTGCAGGCGCCACCGATTTGGGACTGGAAATGAGCTGGCATCGGCAACACTACCCGGTGATGATTTCTCTGGAAGCGGTGGAAGAACTAAGCCTTTTGGAGCAAACCCCGGATTGGGTGGAAATTGGGGCAGCCGTTCCCCTCAGCACGATTGAAGACCGTTTGCATGGCGTATTTCCCAGCCTGGATGAAATGCTACACTGGTTCGCGGCGCGGCAGGTACGAAACCGGGCAACCCTGGGTGGCAATATTGGCACAGCTTCTCCCATTGGTGATTTACCCCCAGTGTTGTTGTCGCTGGATGCGGAGGTGCGGCTTGCCAGTCTCATGGGGGAGCGGGTCATCCCATTGGCGACTTTCTTTAAAGGCTATCGCCAAACCGATTTGCAACCGGGAGAAGTGATTGTCTCAGTGCGAATTCCCACAGCAAAGGTAGCAGGAGCAGAGACACGGTTGAGCCAGTCTTACAAAATTGGCAAACGGGGGACGGACGACATCAGCATTGTGGCAGCGGCTTTTACGGTTGATTTGGATGCCAGCCATACTATCATGCAGGCGCGTCTGGCATACGGCGGAGTGGCGGCAACTCCAGCACGAGCGATCGCGGTGGAAGCATGGCTGGTGGGCAAACCGTGGAATATAGCCACAATTCAGCAGGCTAAGGAACAATTGAAAGATGCGTTCTCGCCACTGACTGATTTGCGAGGCAGCGCAGAATATCGCAAATTGCTGGTGGTTAATCTATTTGAGAAGTTTTTTGTGGAAACGGGCGGAGTGGAACAGTATCCCCTGGAGGTATGGGCATGA
- a CDS encoding hypothetical protein (IMG reference gene:2510097672~PFAM: Antibiotic biosynthesis monooxygenase): protein MSPHQLQKLRSSSYVIEHDVAKEKENAFREWQTQITEAASRYEGYLGTDVCPPVEADQNRWYIMVHFDSSENLSHWLDSDVRQALIERGKTIFSSTKITYYKTGLERWFLYRKTNPPAWKQIMATLLGLYPTVMILLLLQSSLEFMNRLSQADAMLISNLLSCCLLTLFVMPFVARLLKFWLQPAHQTSPQNNWIGLLLILAALGFMRSFFVWQG, encoded by the coding sequence ATGTCTCCTCACCAACTCCAAAAGCTCCGCAGTTCCAGCTACGTGATTGAACATGATGTTGCAAAAGAAAAGGAAAACGCTTTTCGTGAATGGCAAACTCAAATTACCGAAGCTGCCAGTCGGTATGAAGGCTATTTGGGAACAGATGTTTGCCCACCAGTCGAAGCAGACCAGAATCGGTGGTACATCATGGTGCATTTCGACTCCTCAGAAAACCTTTCCCACTGGTTAGACTCTGACGTACGTCAAGCCCTGATAGAACGTGGCAAAACCATCTTCTCATCCACCAAAATCACTTACTACAAAACTGGTTTAGAACGTTGGTTTCTCTATCGCAAAACAAACCCGCCTGCCTGGAAGCAAATCATGGCAACTCTGCTAGGGCTGTATCCTACAGTCATGATTTTGCTGCTACTGCAATCCTCTTTAGAATTCATGAATAGACTTTCCCAGGCAGATGCCATGTTGATCAGCAATCTCTTATCCTGCTGTTTGTTAACCCTGTTCGTTATGCCCTTTGTTGCTCGCCTGCTGAAATTCTGGCTCCAGCCTGCCCATCAAACCTCTCCTCAAAATAATTGGATCGGACTTCTCTTGATTCTTGCTGCTCTTGGTTTCATGCGTTCCTTCTTTGTTTGGCAAGGCTAA